In Babesia bovis T2Bo chromosome 3, whole genome shotgun sequence, the genomic window CGGGTCGTTTCGAGTGGCGTTCTAATGGCAATTGGAGATCTTCAAGTGTTAGTGGTTACCAACGTAGCATGGACCACCTGTATATGCCTTGGCGCAATGAATATGTGTTTGGTCTATCTTCACGAGGTCATAACAGTGACAATTACCGTCCATACCGCGACACGCTTCGTCCCATTATGGAATGCCATTACCAGGGCTTATACAAACCGGAGATGTATCGGCGTGACGATGGTCAATACGGTCATCGTCAATGTGGAGGACGCTAAGCCGTGTTATGGAAATCGGTCACACAAATTCTATTCgttatagatatacatgtctatagtgtaatatatataggtgTACGTTTCTTGCGTGGTTCTGTAATACTTGTCCATTTTGCTGTGTCTGGACTTTGGGGAACGTGACGTTTTGCTTTTACACACTTCAGTTGGGACGCTTTGTAGTTACACTAACATAAGATTTCTATCATTTGGGTTGCATTATTGTTTATCATTTTAGTGGCGCACCGCCTCTGGCTCAGGTGTGTAGTGCATGATCATCAGCATTCCGACCCAATTGCGCTATAGAAGCTGCTAAACAGCATTATTTTACGATTCCGTGGCAAAAACATGTTTAACAACGGTTCTAATGCTGCCGATGGGGACCCGTGGCAGCAGCTCTCTGGAAGAGCGTCGCGCTTGCGCGTGCCTAGGCAGGGACCTTTAACGAGAGATGGACCTTTAGGGCGCTACCGACCTGCTCCAGAGGTCATTGAGCATATGCTGGATGACTTGGAAGACCGTATGCGCAATTACTTCGTTTTGTACAACAGAGAGCGTGAGATGCGCAAGGAGGTAGAGGGTACTGCATATCGTTTAGAAAAGGAGCTTTTATCCGAGCGCAATAAGGTTGCTGAGTCTCAATCTGTGATCAACCAATTGGAAACTAAAATCAAGGCATTGATCGGTCAGCCGCTTAAGATTCGTGAAACTATAGAGAAGATAGAGGTGCTTTACAACCAGATGGATACATTGGTACAGGCTTTTGTAGGCATTGGTAGTTGTGCCACTTTACAAAGCCAAAATCGCACGGTGTTTTTACGTTTATTTTTGGAGTATTTGTACCCATGTCGTGATTTGGATGTGCGTTTAAATACCTTGTACACTGCCATGTACGCTTCTCTTTCATCTACTGGTGCAATAACAGAGCAGATACCGCTACCACTACCAGAACCCGTAGCTCCAGTGCAACCTCCGACCAGTGTTCCGTCATTGCCATTGCGAGGTCTCAATATCATGGTACACCAGTTAATGCTAAAGATGGAGGGATCGATTCAGGAACCTGGATGGTACTCTTGCGTATTCCGTTATGACCACGAGGGGGAGGGATCAATGGACACAAACCCTTCGCGTGTACTGAAAGTCACGGCGCGGCCTCTTGATAGTGCTTCTGGAATCATCGAGTTCAACGATTGCGTGGAGGTGCATCAGTTACCGCCTCGGGTTCCCAACGTGATACCAAAACTCATATGGGATGTTTACGCTGGTAAGGACTTGGTTGGAAGTGCTAGCGTTTCCATTGTTGATCCCAAGACGCTGAATCATCGGGACCCTTGGAACATTGTTGACGCTCAAGGTAAACACCGTGGTGATTTGATTGTTACTGTGAGGGCTATCCCAGAAGGTTCTAAGTTACCTGCTGTTGGATTCGCACGTAGAAACGATGAGTTACAGACTAGCAGTGCGACTCCCAAGGACAGCGATAAGGATTCGAAATTCGTGCCTACAGTACCTGACGCTAAGGCTACGCCTACAGCTTCTGGGACTTCGGCAACGTCACAGGCCACGGAGCGTGCAACAAAAACACCCGTGGTTGGAAAAGGTCCGCCAAGGTTTATTCCTCCGCCTGCGTCCACACCACCCAAGGGAACGCCTGATGAGCCATTCCAGCCAAAACAAAAGGCTGCATTCCGCAAACCGTTATTCCTCAAGTCCAAGGCTATGGCCAAACCTGTGCCTCCAGGCTCGGATGAGAAGGCAGGGGCATCTACTAGTGACCCTCCATCTGCTGATCCCAAGCCTAATGAAGCGCAAGCTAAACCCAGCCCGCCAGCCAAGGCTCCTGCTACTAGTTCTCCAGTTCCAAGTGGCCAGCCTAAGGCTCAATCCCCTACTGTAGAGGCCAAAAAGGCATCTATCATACCACCTAAGCTTACGTTGCCTAAAGAAGCATCCCCAAAGATGCCCCTAAAGGCTCCCGTTATAACAAAATCTGAAGCTGTTCCTGCTGCGAAGATTCCTCCCAAGGCAGTGCCAAAGGTTGCTTCTGCGGAACCTAAAGCTACGCTGAAATCGCCTACACCTGCCGAGCCTTCTGTTACAAAGTCACTCCCCGTTGTTACTAAAGCTCCTTCGAAGGCTGGTATTGCACCCAAAACAACATCGCCAGTTCCAACCGCCAAGGAAGGAATAGTGGCGAAGGGTGTTGATACACCTGCTTCCACAGGATCTGGAGTAACACCCAAAGTAGCTCCCAAGGTTGCAGGTTCAGCAGGCGCGAAGGCACCAGGGATATTACCGAAGTCATCACCGCCTGAAGCAGGCGAAATTACGCCCAAGAGTCAAATGATTGTACCAAAAACAAAGGTTTTGGGTTTAGCGCCCAAAGTTGCTATGCCTCCCGTCGCTGCCAAGACACCCCCATCTTCAACAGGTTCTGCTACTCCTACTGCCACCGAGGAgaagaaaccactattacCTATTGTCGTGAAGCCAAAGCTGCTGTTGAAGAAGCCGCTAATGCCTAAGAAGGCTTGATGCGTGTAGCTTCTTCAGGGTGTGTAGTACACACCTTTTTGGCTCGGGCCCTTTTTATTTTGATGATACCCATTAAATGGCTGATTTGGATGATCTGCAGGTACCAGTATCTGCGACATCTGGTCCGAAGGCAAAGATTCTGGTGTTTATAATCGTAGGTCGCGATGACCGTCCTCTGTTGATTCAAGACTTGTCTACTCCGGGTTGGCGCCCAGATCCACCGCATCTTGCTCCATTCGTTGCACATCAAGCTCTAGATGTCATAGATGATATGATATGGTCAAATCCATCTATGTATCTCAAAGAGGTTGATGTTTTCGACTGTCTTGCCGTCTGGGCTTTTGTAAGTACTAGTAACATACGCTTCTTGCTAGTTACTCGAGCATCTGCATGGAAGAAGGTTGAATCATCACCTGATGATAACCTCCCTATGCCGGAACCGCCGCCCTGCGATTCAATTCGCGCATTTTTCAAAGAAGTTCATGAGCTTTATTGCAAGCACCTGTACAACCCGCTGTACAAGCCTAACGATGGTATCTACAGCACCGAATTTAACATTCGGGTCAAACGTATCGCAATGAAACATCTATACTgaataatgttatattagTGCTATCAGTCGTTGCTATAGAATTCATTGGTGATAGCTTCTGAAATAATGGAGAATGGCACGTCTTTTAGTGTACTGTCACTCGGTGACTCCTCCTccttttgcgatatgaCCTCCATGAGATTTTTCTGTGGGTTGAATACACCACCTTCCTGGTTCCGTTCAGTTACCTCTATCAGTTGCTTACAAGCATCAATTAGCGAGTCTTTAGAGTTCGGATAATTTTGGTATTGAAATCTGCATGACAGAGGCAATTGATCGACACTTTGCACGCGATGCTGAAATACCGGGTGGGAAGTGTCGTATAGAGCCTCAAGTATGCTTTCGTTACTTCGTTCAAATCTGAAATCGTCTCTATGGCGTGAATCCAAGACTGTTTCCTTGTCCCTGAGGATAAAAAATGCTTGCTGAAACGCCGAGCACGCACATCTCATGTTGAATGCGTGCCTACCAATATCTATGGAGGGGTCTAGAGGACTTTCGCAGGCCAACATGGCTGATTGAGTTGATGTCTTGAAAAGGGTCCTTGGATATACATGACCAAAACCCCTTACCGTGGTCACGAATTGGTCATAATCCCTAATAAACCCCCAGTAGTAAAAGAAGTCAATGAACATATTGGCAAGTGTATTGTGAGAGTCAACGTTTTTACGGCAAGTGGCATCGTGAAGTTGTAGAAAACTGAGAACCATACAGTAAAGAAGGTATGATCCTATGCCCCCAATGTATGTATCATTTAGATTCCTTAGCTGAAGGAACAGTTTGATCAGCAATACAAGAGGCTGTAGGTACTTATATTGCTTGCACTGTACAACGTTAAAATGCCTGATGAATCTCCCACCTTAGCCTTCACAAAATTAGTTGTATTGATGGCTTCAGCTTGccaaatggatatatctagTTTGACGCCTGAGTTATATAGCCTGTGTGTTCCTGGTCCTACCTGTGTTTCTATTTATAGCTTTAATTACAGGCACCCCGGTGTTGAAAACACACTCAAAGGAATGCAACAGACCGAGTCTGCTCAATGCATATGCTAAAAGACGTAGCATGGCTATATCATCGCCTTCAGATTTAATACATACATCAATGTCACCTCCTGGCAACGAGAGTCCAGTTACATCTGCATTTTATAACATATTTGATAACGGCTACCTACAAGAACCGAATACGTGCATTTGTGCCTTCGGAAATAAAGCTGTAACCACCATTTCCAGCTGAAGCAGTACCTGGATTGTCTATATGGCTTTAACGTGTTGACCTACAGTTTCCTTGGCAGCACGTTCCTCTTCACTTGGAGCGAGCCATTCTAACATTTTAATAAGCTCTACATCTAGCATGACTTTAAATGGAACCCTTGCTTGTTTAGCGGCCTTGTAAAACTGGCCTAATCCCAATATGTCACGCAGGCACTTTTCTTTGTTCTCTGAAGCATCTAAGATAAACTAAATAGTAGCAAACCTATATGCGATGTTACTGGGCCGTCATGTTTATGGATAGTCCTTTTGACCTTTATAAATTCCTCAGTCTTTCCGATTGTCGATCTGCTTGtttttttgtttttcgCCGGGTCCTTTATTGCTTCCTGGATGCAATGTTCAGAATAGATAAGTCGACCCACTCTCATGGCATTATTGCGCTCTATAATCTTAAGCCGCATTTCATCTTCTACCATAGAGTACACCTCAGGGCCGCAATATGCCGATAAGCGTTCCAGGTCTTCGGCACTAAGCCTCGGCACGATACCTTCTTCATCCATCGCCGCATGATCGGAACTGCCGAATGGCGCGTCAGAAGTATCCATATTATGAAATATTAGAAAATTGACATGatgtgtttatatattactatCAGTGGCATCGGTTAGTGGGTGGAATCCTGTAGTGTATGGCGAAGCGATGGCCAAAGCATAAGGCATCACGACGTTTTCTATGATTTCCATTCCGAAATCCACCATCAATAACATTTATTGTTCGTTACACCTTCGCAACGATTGCGCTTCTGCGAACAAATGCGTGCTGTGTCCTGTTAAGGTTGAACTCTCCGCCATCAGCTGCAGAGTCTGAGAAAAGCACAACATCGCCACGTTTAAAGTTATCAACTGGCAGCAGTTTGCCATCCTTTGTGTATGACCCTGGTCCCACAGCGACAATAGTGGCGCGGAATATGGTACCTCCGAGTTCATTACTTCGTGCAAGTACCAGGCCACTTTGCGTCTTCTTTGGGCTGTCGATTACCTTTACCAGCAGGCTGTCCATACGTTTATATGCGCATATCACAACCTACCGGTCTGACAATGGCCTTATATCATCTGCTGAAAGAGGCTTCACATCACCTTCGTTGCATTCAACACGTGCGTATATCTGGTCTTCAGTGATCATTACACAATCCTGCTTCTTGTAAGTGATCTGATTGCTGTGATATCATAGGAAATACATTACTAACCACAGGTTGCTCAACTGGAGGGTCGTATAGTACGATATCTCCCACTTTGACTGACATTGGTATGATGGCCCTGTAAACACCAATTAGACACTTGTGTTAAACATGACAATATTGTCTGGGTACTCAGCTGGAACGAAAACACGTTCTTCTGGCGTTCACCAATTAATATTGCGTTGTGTATCATACCCCAGTACAGATGTTTATTCTGCCAGGCTCAGCCTCAACGCTTTAGAACAAGTCACCAATGACTTACCCAGTTTCTTCGAGCATCTTCCCAGGTCCCGTGGCTATAACCCTACCAGCAAATTCCTTGTTAGGCTGCATATATTATTAACGACACAACACTTGTCTAGCTACCTTAGAACCGATGTAGACACCGCCAGCAGAGTACTCATGTGCGTTGGTTTTGGCGATAAGCACATAGTTATTTGCTGGTTTCAATTCACCGTCAAGTGGGTGTCCCAGGTATTTAATGTCAGCTGGATTAATCTTAGGTACGAATCCTGAAGTTCTATTGTGGATTAGCTTTGTGTCTTACCATTGGTATATGGCAGAGGCTCATTAGAAGAAGACAAAGATTCCGCTTGACGGCTTGTTATACGTTTTAAATCACCTTGTGTAGTATTTCCTGTAGATGGATGCAGTATGAAACCGGTCTTTTGTTGCACATGTGTGTTTTTAGCATCCCTGTAGGCAAGGGTGCACGCCGCATGAGATATTAGCAATATTTGCAATACCTTCCACATCCTAACATCGGTTTAATCAGTCATAGGAATGTATTAAATCATAAATATATCGGAATTCCATTATATACTGGGGTATCCATGGTGTGGCCTTAGGGCTTGTCGCCATAAGGTACATTAGACAATTCCATGTTCCGCGTCTCGTTGCGCGTTACACATCTGTTCAAAgcacatataaaatacattTTAGAGGATATTGGATGTGGAAGGTATACGATTGGACGTCCATTGCGTTACACCGCTAACTTACTAACGCATGGTTCACTGGGCACTAGACGTAACAAAATGTCGGCATCTGTTGATGCCAGTGGCACCTTTAGTCCAGGTACGTAGGTTTTGTATAATAACTGACCAATCGTTCTTAGTTGACGACAAGGTTGACTTTCCTAAGGAGGAGGAGTATGTGCTGAAATATTGGCAGGAAATTGATGCTTTTCATACTGCCAATAAGTTGGCAGCTGGCAGACCAAAGTTTAACTTTTACGATGGGCCTCCTTTCGCAACTGGACTCCCACATTACGGTCATATACTAGCTGGTACTATTAAGGTGGGTCTCGAGTAACAACGTTACACTTTTACAGGATGTCGTCACACGTTATGCATACCAGACTGGACATGATGTCGAAAGGCGTTTTGGTTGGGATTGCCATGGTCTCCCTATTGAATATGAGATCGACAAGACCAATAATATCAAACACCTGAGTGATGTCCTTGAGATGGGCATCAGTGTCTATAATGAAAAGTGCCGGTTAGTAAGATGCATAAACATTTCATATAATCCAGTGATATTGTCATGCGGTATTCCTCTGAATGGCGGACTATAGTTGCCAGGACTGGCCGTTGGATCGATTTTGACAACGACTACAAAACGTTGAACACCAACTATATGGAGACTCTATGGTGGATATTTAAACAACTCTATAGCAAAAACCTTGTTTACAGGGGATTCCAGGTAATGCCGTATTCTATGGCCTGCACTACACCGGTATCTAATTTCGAGGCTAATTTGAATTACAAAGACGTTACTGACCCAGCGGTATATGTGGCGTTCCATTGTATCGACGAGCAGCTTGACATGGTTGCATGGACAACTACTCCATGGACACTGCCTTCAAATATCGCCCTTATTGTGAACCCCGATTTTGTGTACGTTGTGCTACACCATGAACAACGTGGCGCCAACTATGTAGTTGCCGAGTGCCGAATGGAACCATTTTGCAACGAAACTCGCTTTGTTTTGGATAAGGATATCCGGGTATCACGTAAAATCCAGGGATCAGAGCTGATTGGTAAACGTTATGAGCCGCTTTTTGACTATTACAGATCGGAGCCTGGATTTAGTGATGAGCAGCGTGCTCATTcatatgttgttgttgGCGACTCCATGGTAACAGCTGATGCTGGTAGTGGTATTGTTCACTGTGCACCTTACTATGGTGAAGAAGATATGAAGGTTTGCAAACGTCACGGAATCCTACGCGGTGCGCTACCAGATTTGGTTGACGAGAGTGGCAATTTCAGGTCACACCTGGCGGACATTGGTGGTATGTACATCAAGGACGCTGACAACGTGATTAAAAAGCTTCTAAAAGAACGATCTAGTTTGGTACACGCAGGCAGCGTGGTACATTCATATCCGTTTTGTTGGAGAAGTGACACTCCCCTAATATACCGTGCAGTTAGCTGTTGGTTCATCAAGGTCGAGGACTATCGCGAGGACATCTTGCGTTGCGTTGAACAGACTCGATGGGTACCTAGCTTCGTGAAGGATAAAAGATTTCGTAACTGGATCGCTGATGCTCGTGACTGGTGCGTCAGCCGCAACCGTTTTTGGGGTACTCCAATACCACTCTGGGTAAGTGAAGATTATTCCCAGGTTGTTTGTATCGGAAGCATTGAGGAATTGGAACGTCTCTCTGGTAAGAGGGTGACTGATCTACATAGACACTACGTCGATGAGATTGAGATTCCTGACCCTCGAGGGCctgaatataaaccattGCGGAGGATACCTGAAATTTTTGACTGCTGGTATGAAAGCGGGTCCATGCCATACGCAAAGATGCACTACCCTTTTGAGAACAAGGAGCTGTTTACGGAGATATTCCCCGCTGACTTTGTAGCTGAGGGTTTGGACCAGACACGTGGATGGTTCTACACTCTTATGGTTATCTCAACTCACCTATTCAACGCCCCGGCATTCCGCAATATTATTGTAAACGGACTTGTCCTTGCAAGTGATGGGAAAAAGATGTCTAAACGATTAAGAAACTTTGCTGATCCAGTTGAAGTTATTAACCAGTATGGTGCAGATAGTGTCCGCCTATACTTAATATCATCCCCCGTTGTCCGTGCTGAACCCCTACGCTTCGTTACAGAGGGTGTTCGTGGTATCCTAAAGGATGTGATACTGCCATGGTTCCACGCGTATCGATTTTTGGTGCAGGAGGCCTCTAGATACGAGATGGTAACAGGCAATCGATTTATTCCCAGTACCGAGATTACAATGAATTCATATTGCGTCATGGATCTATGGCTACATTCCATAACGCAGGATCTAATCGCCAATGTGCATAGCGAGATGAAGGCATACAAACTCTACAATGTACTTCCTCACCTATTGGAGTTCCTTGAGCAGCTTACTAACTGGTACATTCGTATTAATCGTGAACGTATGCGTGGCACATTTGGAGAGGATGACTCCTTTGTTGCATTATGTTCCCTTTATAACTCCTTGGATGCATTCACACGGTTGATGAGCATGTTTGCCCCCTTTACATCTGAGATGATATATTCTAATCTCAAGCGCGCTTCCACGTCTCCAAGTGCTAGCGTGCACTTTGTGATGTTGCCTCAGGCCAGCGGGTCGGTCGACGAAGATATTACGCGCAAGGTTCATATAATGCAGCAAGTAATCCTCCTTGGACGTACAGTACGTGAAAGAAGGCGTGTCTCACTCAAGACACCAATTGCCGCCATCAAGGTGATCCATGAGGACGAACGTGTCCTGGAAGCGGTACGCGAATTGGAAACGTGGGTGAAGGACGAGCTCAACGTGATGAATATTGAGTATTCCATGGATGTTTCTTGCATCAGTTGCCAGATTGCCCCTAACTTCAAGGTGCTGGGATCACGTCTTGGCACTAGCATGAAACAAGTTGGAGCTGCGATAAAGGGTATGTCCCAGGATGACATAGCCAAATTTGAGTCAAATGGCTCCGTCGATATAATGGGTCACCACATAACATTGGATGATGTTTTCATCACACGGCTCATTGACACCAGTGCCTTGTCAAACCCCAACGTGGACGGTGATTCTAACCGGGAGGTGGCTGTGCTTCTAGACTTTACAAGTGATGAGTCGTTACAGTGGATGGCATATGGGCGTGAAGTATGTAACAGAGTGCAAAAGTTGCGAAAGGAGCTGAGGCTATCAGTAAACGACAAAGTAAACATATATGTGCAACTTGCCAGCGATGAATGCTTTGATAAGTTCTCTGCACAGAGCGACTACTTGTCTAAAACATTGAGACACGCCATTTCAATAACACGCAACATACCAACAGGTGGAAATGTACACACGGCATCTTTTGAAGTAGGAGAGCACAGCTTCACTATTGCATTAGAGTTGTGCTAACGTCTTAACATCTGTCAATGTTTTCGTGTTTCTGCTTGCTCATGCGTTCTATACAATTGAGAAACTCAGGCACCCAGTTTGACACTTCTATGGTGCCCCGTGTTTGCTTCATGAGGGTTTCCGATAATCCACCAAGCCCTGATATGCTCATCAGTCTGTTGAACTATGACGACTTCAAAATACATACTCACCTCTTCAGTTCCTTAAACCGTTCCTCATCATTCAtttgatatacacatatcATCTTTACGGCATCAGTTACCTTGGTCGGTCCGCATATGCGTTCAGCAACCAGGGCTGCCGCCAGGGCCTCCCTATACCTTCTCTTTCCTACTAACACCTCTGCCTGATAAAACacgtgatatatattacatcgAAACATACCTGAACTAAATAATAAGCACCACTGTCGAATGCACTGCATCGTGGAAAGGATGCCATGTAATATGAGTTACACATTTCCGATAATGTCTCGTCCGATATGCGATTGCCACCTGCGCTACTGTTACCAACCAAGCAGAATCCACACATACCATTCTTCATTAATTCATGGGTTGGACTATATTGATCGGTCATTTCATCTATTTCATCCATTTCACTATACGCTGTGTTGGATTCCTCCAAACCCATGCTATATTCATCCATATCCGGCTACATAGATTGTATCTATACTGTTTAAAGCTCaccatataatattgaacATATGGATCGACCTCAAAAGACGATAAAAAAGGATCTGATTCCATAGTTGTCTAATAACTATTTATGCGATGTGCAAGCATTGAGGTCAACAGTTGCGATTAATCCCCCGAAAGGCTCCGATGTGTAAAGCAATTAGCTCAGCATTTTCCTGATTCatactatatattgtcTTCTTTTGATAGCTATGTAATTCTTTGTTAATATTGCCTATGATACCCCATAGGCAACGTCTTAGTCATTTTAAGCCTTTTAATGGGCTAAAATACAATATAGCTCGTAGGTATAATATCTGGATGATGGATTTTTCGGTTAACAAATATTCTCGTGTAACTCCCGTGAGGAGCCCAGTTATGGCTCCTGCAGTTGCTCCATCCCTGGGTAGTTCCGTGGCCCCTGGCGATTCCGCCTCCACGAACAAACCGACGTCAACCTTTAGGGACACATACGTGGAAATTGACAGTTTGGCTCTGATAAAGGCTCTCAAACACTGTAAGGACAACTATCCGGTGCCAGTCAATGGTCAACTGCTGGGTCTCGATGTGGGCGACAAGCTAGAAGTAACTAATTGCTTGCCATATCCGCAAAAGcgtgatatatacaattcaTTGAACAGGGACAGTAACACTACCAACTTGACCGAAAAGGAGTTGGAAGAGAGAGCCGATGACGAGTTCGTGAAGTATCAGGACAAGATGATCGACCTTTTGCACGATATCCGTGTGGATTGTTTTGCTATAGGATGGTACCAGACTCTACATTTTGGTGACGTGCAGTCTAAAGAGGTCATTGATAACTTGGTAATATACCAGGAGGCAGTTGACAAAGCTATTATGTTAGGTTTTGATCCAATGTCAAGCACCGGTGAAATATCGTTCAAGGCTTACCGTGCGTCTGATCAGCTTCTTGAGCTGTATCATAGTTCAAATGGTGATATAACAAATTTTAACAGTTTGAAGGGTACCCAGATTCTTGTGGAGGTACCTATTGTTGTCAAGAACTCTATTCTATCTGAGTGTTTCCTCAGTCAGTATGTATTTGATAACCCTGCTCAAAACGTATCTGTTTttgacattttggatgCTGATCACAACAAATATTTAGCCCACAACTTGGAATTCATTTCACATTCATTAGAGGCTCTGTCTGATAATCAGGAGAAGTTCTTCCGTTATCAGCGTGAGCTGGCCAAGTTGACCCATCAGCACAAACAATTGGTGGAGCGCCGTCGTTTAGAGAATGAGCAAGGCAGGCTTAAGGGCGAACCTATTTTACCAATGCCCGAGCTCGACCTCAGTTCCCTCAAGAAAGTTGAGAAGCCATCGCAGCTGTCTACTATCGTCATGAGTAACGAGTGTACAACTCACACAAAGGACGTGAGTGCACTTTGCTTTGACAACATCGCAAAGATGTCGCTATTATTCCACCGTTTATCTACCAACTCTGAACACAGATAACCATACCAATTCATGTGTACTGCAGTATCTATTTTCTCCTTTTTTAGATCTATCTTCTGCACGTGTATTTTCACATGACCTTTCGTTTGTCCTTTTTCCTGGCCTTTGTTTTCTATAGATCTTTCACTGTTCCACAAAGTAACCACGAAAAAAAATCTTAACATATACCGTCACGTTTGTGTTTTATTGCTGCCGCTGGCGTTAATGTTACATGAACTTCCGTTTATGTAAATTAAAAGAGCgatattgttttatttattGTCAGTAAATTTTTTTGTACTGCTAGAATACCACTAGTATATTGCGTCATTTGAAGTGCTCCTTGGTTAATtataaaaaacatacttTTAAAGTTGTTCATTGCGTGCCTTTGATCACATTATTGATGTATTGATAGAGTATTTTGTCCCTGAGTTTACATTTATTGGAATCGCGAACGTTcatattttgttatatgaCATTTAACAACCGAGGTCTTATGACATGCTAATGCCATGCCCAACGCGTAGAAGCAATTACTCCAGATGATCTGGATTTATACGCTCAATGTTGCATTATGCATCATACATATGATCGACATCCAGATCACTTGACAGGTGGAGTGAACAATCATTTTTCACGCATGCGTGATGCTCCCATTAACAATAGGAGTGGATATCGGCAGCAAGGTGGTTTGTTTTGCTTATCATATTAACAGCTTTATCAGAacatatatcgcaatctaGACATCAAATTTACGATCATAATCCTCAAGGTCCAGTTATTAGAAGGCATCACCTTGAACATGATAGAAATAGGCACTATGATGACGCAGTGCATCCTATTGACAGAGATGTCCGCTATGGCAATCCCAGGTACCATGCAGTAGATAAGCATTATAGCAACATAAACCCAAATTTGCTGAATGGTGAAACGGGGCATGTTAAGCTAGTGCATCGAGGGATCCCTCATACATACGAAAGACGGGATGATGTATACGGTGAACCGAGCGCAAGAGTTGATACCCCGATAAATCCTGATTTGGAGGAGTTATCATTTCTGAAACGAAAGGCATCCAATTTGCGTCGCCACCTATC contains:
- a CDS encoding Nucleotidyltransferase domain family protein — protein: MDTSDAPFGSSDHAAMDEEGIVPRLSAEDLERLSAYCGPEVYSMVEDEMRLKIIERNNAMREAIKDPAKNKKTSRSTIGKTEEFIKVKRTIHKHDGPVTSHIENKEKCLRDILGLGQFYKAAKQARVPFKVMLDVELIKMLEWLAPSEEERAAKETVLLQLEMVVTALFPKAQMHVFGSYVTGLSLPGGDIDVCIKSEGDDIAMLRLLAYALSRLGLLHSFECVFNTGVPVIKAINRNTGVKLDISIWQAEAINTTNFVKAKCKQYKYLQPLVLLIKLFLQLRNLNDTYIGGIGSYLLYCMVLSFLQLHDATCRKNVDSHNTLANMFIDFFYYWGFIRDYDQFVTTVRGFGHVYPRTLFKTSTQSAMLACESPLDPSIDIGRHAFNMRCACSAFQQAFFILRDKETVLDSRHRDDFRFERSNESILEALYDTSHPVFQHRVQSVDQLPLSCRFQYQNYPNSKDSLIDACKQLIEVTERNQEGGVFNPQKNLMEVISQKEEESPSDSTLKDVPFSIISEAITNEFYSND
- a CDS encoding Chaperonin 10 Kd subunit family protein: MWKVLQILLISHAACTLAYRDAKNTHVQQKTGFILHPSTGNTTQGDLKRITSRQAESLSSSNEPLPYTNGFVPKINPADIKYLGHPLDGELKPANNYVLIAKTNAHEYSAGGVYIGSKPNKEFAGRVIATGPGKMLEETGAIIPMSVKVGDIVLYDPPVEQPVITYKKQDCVMITEDQIYARVECNEGDVKPLSADDIRPLSDRLLVKVIDSPKKTQSGLVLARSNELGGTIFRATIVAVGPGSYTKDGKLLPVDNFKRGDVVLFSDSAADGGEFNLNRTQHAFVRRSAIVAKV
- a CDS encoding isoleucine-tRNA ligase, translated to MFRVSLRVTHLFKAHIKYILEDIGCGRYTIGRPLRYTANLLTHGSLGTRRNKMSASVDASGTFSPVDDKVDFPKEEEYVLKYWQEIDAFHTANKLAAGRPKFNFYDGPPFATGLPHYGHILAGTIKDVVTRYAYQTGHDVERRFGWDCHGLPIEYEIDKTNNIKHLSDVLEMGISVYNEKCRDIVMRYSSEWRTIVARTGRWIDFDNDYKTLNTNYMETLWWIFKQLYSKNLVYRGFQVMPYSMACTTPVSNFEANLNYKDVTDPAVYVAFHCIDEQLDMVAWTTTPWTLPSNIALIVNPDFVYVVLHHEQRGANYVVAECRMEPFCNETRFVLDKDIRVSRKIQGSELIGKRYEPLFDYYRSEPGFSDEQRAHSYVVVGDSMVTADAGSGIVHCAPYYGEEDMKVCKRHGILRGALPDLVDESGNFRSHLADIGGMYIKDADNVIKKLLKERSSLVHAGSVVHSYPFCWRSDTPLIYRAVSCWFIKVEDYREDILRCVEQTRWVPSFVKDKRFRNWIADARDWCVSRNRFWGTPIPLWVSEDYSQVVCIGSIEELERLSGKRVTDLHRHYVDEIEIPDPRGPEYKPLRRIPEIFDCWYESGSMPYAKMHYPFENKELFTEIFPADFVAEGLDQTRGWFYTLMVISTHLFNAPAFRNIIVNGLVLASDGKKMSKRLRNFADPVEVINQYGADSVRLYLISSPVVRAEPLRFVTEGVRGILKDVILPWFHAYRFLVQEASRYEMVTGNRFIPSTEITMNSYCVMDLWLHSITQDLIANVHSEMKAYKLYNVLPHLLEFLEQLTNWYIRINRERMRGTFGEDDSFVALCSLYNSLDAFTRLMSMFAPFTSEMIYSNLKRASTSPSASVHFVMLPQASGSVDEDITRKVHIMQQVILLGRTVRERRRVSLKTPIAAIKVIHEDERVLEAVRELETWVKDELNVMNIEYSMDVSCISCQIAPNFKVLGSRLGTSMKQVGAAIKGMSQDDIAKFESNGSVDIMGHHITLDDVFITRLIDTSALSNPNVDGDSNREVAVLLDFTSDESLQWMAYGREVCNRVQKLRKELRLSVNDKVNIYVQLASDECFDKFSAQSDYLSKTLRHAISITRNIPTGGNVHTASFEVGEHSFTIALELC
- a CDS encoding translation initiation factor 3 family protein; protein product: MMDFSVNKYSRVTPVRSPVMAPAVAPSLGSSVAPGDSASTNKPTSTFRDTYVEIDSLALIKALKHCKDNYPVPVNGQLLGLDVGDKLEVTNCLPYPQKRDIYNSLNRDSNTTNLTEKELEERADDEFVKYQDKMIDLLHDIRVDCFAIGWYQTLHFGDVQSKEVIDNLVIYQEAVDKAIMLGFDPMSSTGEISFKAYRASDQLLELYHSSNGDITNFNSLKGTQILVEVPIVVKNSILSECFLSQYVFDNPAQNVSVFDILDADHNKYLAHNLEFISHSLEALSDNQEKFFRYQRELAKLTHQHKQLVERRRLENEQGRLKGEPILPMPELDLSSLKKVEKPSQLSTIVMSNECTTHTKDVSALCFDNIAKMSLLFHRLSTNSEHR